A region from the Triplophysa rosa linkage group LG4, Trosa_1v2, whole genome shotgun sequence genome encodes:
- the eif3f gene encoding eukaryotic translation initiation factor 3 subunit F codes for MAVYGPVVKIHPVVLASIVDSYERRNEGASRVIGTLLGTIEKHSVEVTNCFSVPHNESEDEVAVDMEFAKNMYELHKKVSPSEVIIGWYATGYDITEHSVLIHEYYSREATNPIHLTVDTALQSNKMNIRAYVSSQMGVPGKTVGVMFTPLTVKYIYYDTERIGVDLLQRTRASPNRTNGLTTDLAQVGSAAGRIQEMLSTVLTYIEDVLSGKVMADNSVGRYLMDLVNKVPKISAEDFESMLNSNINDLLMVTYLANLTQAQIGLNEKLVVL; via the exons ATGGCGGTCTACGGCCCGGTTGTGAAGATCCACCCGGTGGTTTTAGCATCGATAGTTGACTCCTACGAGCGCAGAAATGAAGGGGCAAGTCGTGTGATCGGAACATTATTAG GAACCATAGAAAAACATTCAGTTGAGGTCACCAACTGTTTCTCTGTTCCTCACAATGAGTCTGAAGATGAG GTGGCTGTGGACATGGAGTTTGCCAAGAACATGTATGAGCTGCATAAGAAGGTTTCACCGAGTGAAGTTATTATTGGATG GTATGCCACAGGATATGACATCACAGAGCACTCTGTTCTGATTCATGAGTATTACAGCCGAGAGGCTACAAATCCCATTCACCTCACAGTGGACACGGCACTTCAGAGCAACAAAATGAACATCCGCGCCTACGTCAG TTCACAGATGGGTGTCCCAGGCAAGACAGTTGGTGTCATGTTCACCCCACTGACAGTCAAATATATTTACTATGACACAGAGCGCATTGGAG TTGACCTTCTACAAAGAACTCGTGCTTCTCCCAATCGCACCAACGGGCTGACCACAGATCTGGCCCAGGTGGGCAGTGCCGCTGGACGCATCCAGGAAATGCTGTCCACAGTACTTACATATATAGAGGATGTGCTG tcTGGTAAAGTGATGGCAGATAACAGTGTTGGTCGCTACCTGATGGATCTTGTGAACAAAGTGCCCAAGATCTCAGCAGAAGATTTTGAAAGCATGTTGAACTCCAACATTAAT GATCTGCTGATGGTCACCTACCTGGCCAATCTCACTCAAGCTCAGATCGGGCTCAATGAGAAACTAGTTGTTCTGTAG
- the zgc:77880 gene encoding zf-DHHC domain-containing protein encodes MAAFRCRRDPCGFICLILTYFSVFYADYVVIQYVLIPAYSGSVWCTLHGSVFNIILLLLLACHSKAVFSDPGMVPLPETAIDFSDLRSQSNRLNDRGCEGWTVCSRCETYRPPRAHHCRVCQRCIRRMDHHCPWINNCVGELNQKYFIQFLFYTGMASLYSMALVVSAWVWRIRSEREGDGDEGEEAPSKHLIVAHYIILLVESILFGVFVLVIFYDQLVSIITDETPIEQMRNRLMKDKSNNTQPNHVAHTRKPKIALLREVFGRGSILCWLFPLHSAPPSAGGISYSALPDYDV; translated from the exons ATGGCTGCGTTCCGCTGTCGGCGAGACCCGTGCGGTTTCATCTGTCtcattttaacttattttagcGTTTTTTATGCTGACTATGTCGTGATACAGTACGTCTTGATCCCCGCGTATTCCGGAAG tgtATGGTGCACTCTCCATGGATCTGTGTTTAATATTATTCTGTTACTACTGCTGGCGTGCCATTCTAAAGCAGTGTTCTCTGACCCTG GTATGGTTCCTCTGCCCGAAACAGCCATCGACTTTTCTGACTTGAGGTCCCAGTCTAACCGGCTTAATGACAGA GGCTGTGAGGGCTGGACAGTGTGCAGTCGCTGTGAGACGTATCGACCTCCTCGTGCCCATCACTGCAGAGTTTGTCAGCGCTGCATCAGGCGAATGGACCATCACTGCCCGTG GATCAATAACTGTGTTGGAGAGCTCAATCAGAAATACTTCATACAGTTCCTGTTCTACACAG GCATGGCCAGTCTATATTCCATGGCGCTTGTGGTGTCGGCATGGGTGTGGAGAATAAGGAGTGAAAGAGAGGGAGATGGAGATGAAGGAGAAGAAGCTCCCAGTAAACATCTGATTGT GGCGCATTATATTATTCTGTTGGTGGAGTCTATACTGTTTGGGGTTTTTGTCTTGGTTATTTTTTATGACCAG CTGGTGTCCATTATAACAGATGAGACGCCGATCGAACAGATGAGAAACAGGCTGATGAAAGACAAGTCCAACAACACCCAACCGAATCATGTCGCTCACACAAGAAAACCCAAAATCGCATTGCTGAGGGAGGTGTTTGGACGCG gATCAATACTATGTTGGCTGTTCCCACTTCATTCTGCCCCTCCCTCCGCTGGTGGCATCAGTTATTCTGCACTTCCTGACTATGATGTGTAA